From a single Streptomyces liliifuscus genomic region:
- a CDS encoding N-acetylglucosamine kinase has protein sequence MTPPGGTSGVSEASGVLGVDSGGSGLRVVLAVDGGRVTAPLASREPVRTGPRGIDAGHLLEQLVPMARRLAAEAGVERLRAIAVGAAGLTTLGDSLRADLPSALARELGVRRLALVADAVTAYTGALGQRVGAVVAAGTGMIAIGTDLKSWRRADGWGHLLGDCGSGAWIGRAGLEAALRADDGRPGGSAVLLTRAEEMFGSASALPGQLYPRSDRPAVLASFAPEVAACAGDDPVAADILAAAARHIADSAAAVCPDEAPGEIQVALTGGLLRMGDPLLVPLRAALAERLPYARQVPAAGDPLDGAVRIAVDVADDRLTLPRDESMLYVVTDAS, from the coding sequence GTGACCCCTCCCGGCGGGACGTCGGGGGTGTCGGAGGCGTCGGGCGTACTGGGTGTGGATTCCGGGGGTTCGGGGTTGCGTGTCGTCCTGGCCGTCGACGGCGGCCGGGTCACGGCTCCGCTGGCGTCCAGGGAGCCGGTGCGCACCGGCCCTCGGGGTATCGACGCCGGGCATCTCCTCGAACAACTGGTGCCGATGGCACGGCGGTTGGCGGCCGAGGCCGGGGTCGAAAGGCTCCGGGCGATCGCGGTCGGCGCCGCCGGTCTCACCACCCTCGGCGATTCGCTGCGCGCCGATCTGCCGTCGGCGCTGGCCCGCGAACTCGGCGTACGCAGGCTCGCGCTGGTCGCCGACGCCGTCACCGCGTACACGGGTGCGCTGGGGCAGCGGGTGGGCGCGGTCGTCGCGGCCGGAACGGGGATGATCGCGATCGGCACGGATCTGAAGAGCTGGCGCAGGGCGGACGGCTGGGGCCATCTGCTCGGCGACTGCGGCAGCGGCGCGTGGATCGGACGGGCCGGACTCGAGGCGGCGCTGCGCGCCGACGACGGACGGCCCGGCGGCTCGGCCGTGCTCCTCACCCGCGCCGAGGAGATGTTCGGCTCGGCCTCGGCGCTGCCGGGACAGCTCTACCCGCGCTCGGACCGCCCCGCCGTGCTGGCGTCCTTCGCACCCGAGGTGGCCGCCTGCGCCGGCGACGACCCGGTGGCGGCGGACATCCTGGCCGCCGCCGCCCGGCACATCGCGGACTCGGCGGCCGCGGTGTGCCCGGACGAGGCTCCGGGAGAAATCCAGGTCGCCCTCACGGGTGGTCTCCTCAGGATGGGCGATCCCCTCCTCGTACCGTTGCGGGCCGCCCTGGCGGAGCGGCTGCCGTACGCCCGGCAGGTCCCGGCGGCGGGCGACCCGCTCGACGGTGCCGTACGCATCGCCGTCGACGTGGCCGACGACCGGCTGACGCTGCCGCGCGACGAGAGCATGCTGTACGTCGTGACGGACGCCTCGTAG
- a CDS encoding uracil-DNA glycosylase — protein sequence MAPRPLNEIVEQGWAKALEPVAGRIAEMGDFLRAEIAAGRTYLPAGPNVLRAFQQPFDDVRVLIVGQDPYPTPGHAVGLSFSVAPEVRPLPGSLINIYRELTTDLGLPPPTNGDLTPWTQQGVLLLNKALTTAPRKPAAHRGKGWEEVTEQAIRALAARGRPLVSILWGRDARNLRPLLGDLPSVESSHPSPMSADRGFFGSRPFSRANDLLTRQGGTPVDWRLP from the coding sequence GTGGCACCACGACCGTTGAATGAAATCGTCGAACAGGGCTGGGCGAAAGCGCTTGAACCCGTGGCCGGGCGGATCGCCGAGATGGGGGACTTCCTGCGCGCGGAGATCGCCGCGGGACGCACCTATCTGCCAGCGGGCCCGAACGTGCTCCGCGCCTTCCAGCAACCCTTCGACGACGTCCGGGTCCTCATCGTCGGCCAGGACCCCTATCCGACCCCGGGGCACGCGGTGGGGCTGTCGTTCTCGGTCGCGCCCGAGGTGCGTCCGCTGCCCGGCAGCCTCATCAACATCTACCGGGAGCTGACCACCGACCTGGGTCTGCCCCCGCCGACGAACGGCGATCTGACGCCCTGGACCCAGCAGGGCGTCCTGCTGCTCAACAAGGCGCTGACCACGGCCCCGCGCAAGCCGGCCGCCCATCGAGGCAAGGGCTGGGAAGAGGTCACGGAGCAGGCGATACGGGCGCTGGCCGCGCGGGGGCGTCCGCTGGTGTCGATCCTGTGGGGGCGCGACGCCCGCAATCTCCGGCCGCTGCTGGGCGATCTGCCGTCGGTGGAGTCGTCGCATCCGTCACCGATGTCGGCGGACCGCGGCTTCTTCGGTTCGCGTCCGTTCAGCCGGGCCAACGACCTGCTGACCCGCCAGGGGGGCACCCCCGTGGACTGGCGGCTGCCGTGA
- a CDS encoding WD40/YVTN/BNR-like repeat-containing protein: protein MAEVLLTVGTRKGLFVGRRRGAAWEFDDSPYFNAQAVYSVAIDTRGDVPRLLVGGDSAHWGPSVFHSDDLGRTWTEPAKAAVKFPQDTGASLERVWQLHPAAAEPDVVYAGTEPAALYRSTDRGESFELVRPLWEHPTRSKWVPGGGGEGLHTVLTDARDPRAVTVAVSTAGVFRTKDGGESWEPSNSGVSAVFLPDPNPEFGQCVHKIAQDPTTPDRLYLQNHWGVYRSDDAGGRWTDIGEGLPSTFGFAAAAHPHRGDTAYVFPINADSDRVPADHRCRVFRTADAGKTWEPLSAGLPQEDHYGTVLRDAMCTDDADPAGVYFGNRNGEVFASADDGDSWQQLASHLPDVLCVRAAVID from the coding sequence ATGGCCGAGGTACTGCTCACGGTAGGCACACGCAAGGGACTGTTCGTCGGAAGGCGACGCGGCGCTGCCTGGGAGTTCGACGACAGTCCGTATTTCAACGCTCAGGCGGTCTATTCGGTCGCGATCGACACCCGTGGTGACGTGCCGCGGCTCCTCGTCGGCGGCGACAGCGCGCACTGGGGCCCGTCCGTGTTCCACTCCGACGACCTGGGCCGCACCTGGACCGAACCGGCCAAGGCCGCCGTCAAGTTCCCCCAGGACACGGGGGCTTCGCTGGAGCGCGTGTGGCAGCTGCACCCGGCGGCGGCCGAACCGGACGTGGTGTACGCGGGCACGGAACCGGCGGCGCTGTACCGCTCGACGGACCGCGGCGAGTCCTTCGAGCTCGTCCGTCCCCTCTGGGAGCACCCCACCCGCTCGAAGTGGGTGCCCGGCGGCGGCGGAGAGGGCCTGCACACCGTCCTCACCGACGCGCGCGACCCGCGCGCGGTGACGGTCGCCGTCTCCACGGCCGGCGTCTTCCGCACGAAGGACGGCGGGGAGAGCTGGGAGCCGTCCAACTCCGGTGTCTCCGCGGTGTTCCTGCCGGATCCGAACCCGGAGTTCGGCCAGTGCGTACACAAGATCGCGCAGGACCCGACGACACCGGACCGCCTGTATTTGCAGAACCACTGGGGTGTCTATCGCAGCGACGACGCCGGGGGGCGGTGGACGGACATCGGCGAGGGCCTGCCGTCCACGTTCGGCTTCGCCGCGGCCGCCCATCCGCATCGCGGGGACACCGCCTACGTCTTTCCCATCAACGCCGACTCGGACCGCGTTCCCGCGGACCACCGATGCCGGGTCTTCCGCACGGCCGACGCGGGCAAGACCTGGGAGCCGCTCTCGGCGGGGCTGCCGCAGGAGGACCACTACGGCACGGTGCTGCGCGATGCCATGTGCACGGACGACGCGGACCCGGCGGGCGTGTACTTCGGCAATCGCAACGGCGAGGTGTTCGCGTCCGCGGACGACGGGGACAGCTGGCAGCAGCTGGCGTCCCATCTTCCGGACGTCCTCTGCGTACGGGCCGCGGTGATCGATTGA
- a CDS encoding Rv1733c family protein, whose product MAALRGPRALLWRWWPNPLRRRSDRLEAWTVLATWLLVLLAGMVAGLAAAESVERTLARERVEWRPVPALLTERAPGTRAAGAERVWAKVRWTAPDGSAHEGQTRVDPGSAAGTPVTVWTDPDGLLVTRPATEAQAGLRAAMIGILIGVSASAVPFAGGRMVRGRLERRRMDQWDMEWERVGPQWGWKTG is encoded by the coding sequence ATGGCGGCGTTACGAGGTCCGAGGGCGTTGCTGTGGCGGTGGTGGCCCAATCCGCTGCGGCGCCGCAGCGACCGGCTGGAGGCCTGGACCGTGCTCGCCACCTGGCTGCTCGTGCTGCTCGCCGGGATGGTCGCGGGTCTGGCGGCCGCGGAGTCGGTCGAGCGCACCCTCGCCAGGGAGCGCGTCGAGTGGCGGCCCGTACCCGCGCTGCTCACCGAGCGGGCGCCCGGCACCAGGGCCGCCGGTGCGGAGCGGGTGTGGGCGAAGGTCCGCTGGACCGCGCCCGACGGTTCGGCCCACGAGGGCCAGACCCGGGTCGACCCCGGCAGCGCGGCAGGCACGCCGGTCACCGTGTGGACCGACCCCGACGGCCTGCTCGTCACCAGGCCCGCGACGGAGGCCCAGGCGGGTCTGCGGGCGGCGATGATCGGCATTCTGATCGGAGTGAGCGCCTCTGCCGTGCCTTTCGCCGGCGGGCGGATGGTCCGCGGCCGTCTGGAGCGCCGGCGGATGGACCAGTGGGACATGGAGTGGGAGCGGGTCGGTCCCCAGTGGGGATGGAAGACCGGCTGA